One Paraburkholderia flagellata genomic window carries:
- a CDS encoding cellulose biosynthesis protein BcsC: protein MLVSRSQACILGLLLTSVGHTVWAQDTSRMLLEQGRYWQSHDKPDLAAQSWSKLLMVDPKQPEGLYGMGSIAVGKRQFSVASDYLVKLRAAAPDSRLVPLLEQDLRLAVEPARSTLAKARLMAQDAVNQNDPKALSAAIALYDKALGGKVPQGSVAREYYTYLGYTEGGIDAAVQGLTRLNADMPNDPYVPLSLALHQVRDERDRAAGVALLEKLAARPDIGGAATDVWRSVLTWVTPTPKNRAWYEDYLKLHPDDDEIRHQMVSSHPAGSPGATAAPVMDPRLTRGFAAFKAGDITTAEQSFTAVLRDKPDDTDALGGLGLVRMQQGDLAQAQSLLSRAAAHHGAAANWSKALNSARYWQLVNQAEGAQSAGDYATARRDLDQALRLDPVEPGGRNASARLYAAQGDLSRAEKVYRDVLASSPNNAEAVSGLIDILAQTGRADEAQKWVDGMPPEQQAGIGGLGRLRAAVASGRADAAEQRGDVDAARRILEDAQRADPDNPWLRLELARFELQQGHADTARELVDGLLASNPDNSDALYASALLAMQMSDWTRAQDTMARIPAAARTPNMVATAQQIDFQAVAAQASQLARDGNLDDARNMLARLEPAAGKDPVRVSALASAYVDAGNLPHATGLMHGLMPNGMKGSGPDVQLAYVTLLLKTGQNVQAQLAIREMQGETLTADQRRQLDDLSYLYAVRLADQQRQQGDLAQAYDTLAPILAKRPNDSLATAALARMYAADGQYEHALALYQKALANDPDNPGLQLGAAMAAVQAGKNDVADTALKQAVAKAPSDPDVLAGAARIYVMQGKTREAQALLETAIAAKEKRLGVQAQDGHVPGNPFVHDDDTHRRAARQTRQASANPFAAQGTATVATDGVYAREASTADVLGSASVISASTMTASASTGSTTAAARSPSRAGTLPTVAGTPIGAQAPQDAVAASAPQDGSISLDDMRSELDDIRSQRSPEIRGGLFVTSNNSTGGTSQLTGVQLPTEVLLPAGNGKLSLRVTPVDLNSGTLGTSAYSSSQFGGGPAAAQAQANGSVAAPASQTARGVGLGVGYETRNWTADVGTTPLGFQYTNVVGGATFKSAIDAAQGGWFNAGVSRRAVTDSITSFAGTSDARSGLSWGGVTATGLHGAIGLDNQDYGVYGYGSVKYLDGHNVQSNEGAEVGAGVYWYLHRTADSMLTAGLNLSGEFYHHNENNFTYGNGGYFSPQRFYAFTVPLTWAQRSERWTYKLQGAAGLQYYHQSAAPYFPTDSALQSAAVTAASSLGLSDGAIHPAQSSTGIGYNLLATAEYRFSNHLSAGASAGANNSSSYRQWVAGLYVRFSFAPQTKALDMPVVPYQSHYSDQ from the coding sequence ATGTTAGTCAGCCGCAGCCAGGCCTGCATTCTGGGTCTTTTGCTCACCTCGGTCGGCCACACGGTGTGGGCACAGGACACTTCCAGAATGCTGCTGGAGCAGGGCCGCTATTGGCAGTCGCACGACAAGCCCGATCTGGCCGCGCAGTCGTGGTCGAAACTGCTGATGGTTGATCCTAAGCAGCCCGAAGGGCTTTACGGCATGGGTTCGATTGCTGTCGGCAAGCGGCAGTTTTCTGTAGCCAGCGATTACCTCGTCAAGCTGCGCGCGGCCGCGCCCGACAGCCGCCTCGTGCCCTTGCTCGAACAGGACTTGCGCCTCGCGGTCGAGCCGGCCAGGTCCACGCTCGCCAAGGCGCGCCTGATGGCGCAGGACGCCGTCAACCAGAACGACCCGAAAGCGCTGTCGGCTGCCATCGCGCTCTACGACAAGGCATTGGGCGGCAAGGTGCCGCAAGGCAGCGTGGCGCGCGAGTACTACACCTATCTCGGTTATACGGAGGGCGGCATCGATGCGGCCGTTCAGGGCCTCACGCGCCTGAATGCCGATATGCCCAACGATCCGTACGTCCCGTTGTCGCTGGCCCTGCATCAGGTGCGCGACGAACGCGATCGCGCAGCAGGCGTCGCCTTGCTGGAAAAGCTGGCGGCGCGTCCCGATATCGGCGGCGCAGCGACTGACGTCTGGCGCTCCGTGCTGACCTGGGTGACGCCCACGCCGAAAAACCGCGCGTGGTACGAGGACTATCTGAAACTGCATCCCGACGACGACGAAATCCGTCATCAGATGGTCTCGTCGCACCCGGCTGGCTCGCCCGGCGCCACTGCCGCGCCGGTCATGGACCCGCGCCTGACGCGCGGTTTCGCCGCGTTCAAGGCAGGCGACATCACCACGGCCGAGCAATCTTTTACCGCCGTCCTGCGCGACAAGCCCGACGATACCGACGCACTGGGCGGCCTCGGCCTCGTGCGCATGCAGCAGGGCGATCTGGCGCAGGCGCAGTCGCTGCTATCGCGTGCAGCGGCGCACCACGGTGCGGCTGCGAACTGGAGCAAGGCGCTCAATTCCGCGCGCTACTGGCAACTGGTCAATCAGGCCGAAGGCGCACAGAGCGCGGGCGACTATGCCACCGCGCGGCGCGATCTCGACCAGGCGCTGCGGCTCGATCCCGTCGAGCCGGGTGGGCGCAACGCGTCGGCGCGCCTCTATGCGGCGCAAGGCGATCTAAGCCGTGCCGAAAAGGTCTACAGGGACGTGCTGGCAAGCAGTCCGAACAATGCGGAGGCGGTCAGCGGGCTCATCGATATCCTCGCGCAGACGGGCCGCGCGGACGAGGCGCAGAAGTGGGTCGACGGCATGCCGCCCGAACAGCAGGCCGGCATCGGCGGACTGGGGCGCTTGCGAGCCGCCGTCGCCTCGGGGCGTGCGGACGCCGCGGAACAGCGCGGCGATGTGGACGCGGCGCGCCGCATCCTCGAGGACGCGCAGCGCGCCGATCCCGACAATCCGTGGCTGCGTCTGGAACTGGCGCGCTTCGAGTTGCAGCAGGGCCATGCCGACACCGCGCGGGAACTCGTCGACGGTCTGCTTGCCTCGAACCCCGACAATTCCGACGCGCTATACGCCAGCGCGCTGCTGGCGATGCAGATGAGCGACTGGACGCGCGCGCAGGACACGATGGCGCGCATCCCCGCCGCCGCACGCACGCCGAACATGGTTGCCACGGCGCAGCAGATCGATTTCCAGGCAGTGGCGGCGCAAGCTTCGCAACTGGCGCGCGACGGCAATCTGGACGACGCGCGCAACATGCTGGCGCGACTCGAACCGGCGGCGGGCAAGGATCCGGTGAGGGTGAGCGCGCTGGCCTCGGCCTATGTCGATGCGGGGAATCTGCCGCACGCGACGGGCCTGATGCACGGGCTGATGCCCAACGGCATGAAGGGCAGCGGCCCGGATGTGCAACTGGCCTATGTGACCCTGCTGCTCAAGACCGGCCAGAACGTCCAGGCCCAGCTTGCGATCCGCGAAATGCAGGGCGAAACCCTGACCGCGGACCAGCGTCGTCAACTGGACGACCTGAGCTACCTCTACGCTGTGCGCCTCGCCGACCAGCAGCGCCAGCAAGGCGACCTGGCGCAGGCCTACGACACGCTGGCACCGATCCTCGCGAAGCGGCCCAACGACAGCCTGGCGACCGCCGCGCTCGCGCGCATGTACGCCGCCGACGGACAGTACGAGCACGCACTCGCGCTCTATCAGAAAGCGCTCGCTAATGATCCCGACAATCCGGGCCTGCAATTGGGCGCTGCGATGGCGGCGGTGCAGGCCGGCAAGAACGACGTCGCGGATACGGCGTTGAAACAAGCTGTCGCGAAGGCGCCCAGTGATCCCGACGTGCTGGCTGGCGCCGCGCGCATTTACGTCATGCAGGGCAAGACTCGCGAGGCGCAGGCGTTGCTGGAAACGGCCATCGCCGCCAAGGAAAAGCGCCTGGGCGTGCAGGCGCAGGACGGCCACGTGCCGGGCAACCCCTTCGTGCACGACGACGATACGCATCGTCGCGCGGCGCGGCAGACGCGCCAGGCGAGCGCGAATCCATTTGCCGCGCAGGGTACGGCCACCGTCGCGACCGACGGTGTCTACGCCAGGGAGGCGAGCACGGCGGACGTTCTCGGGTCCGCTTCGGTGATCTCCGCATCGACCATGACAGCGTCAGCCTCGACGGGATCCACAACGGCTGCCGCGCGCTCGCCGTCCCGGGCGGGCACCTTGCCGACCGTGGCGGGCACGCCGATCGGCGCGCAGGCGCCGCAGGACGCGGTGGCTGCGAGCGCGCCTCAGGACGGCTCCATCTCGCTCGACGACATGCGCAGCGAACTCGACGACATCCGTTCGCAGCGCTCGCCGGAAATCCGCGGCGGCCTGTTCGTCACGTCGAACAACAGTACTGGCGGCACATCGCAGTTGACGGGCGTGCAACTGCCCACGGAAGTCCTGCTTCCGGCCGGCAACGGCAAGCTGTCGCTGCGCGTGACGCCTGTCGATCTCAATAGCGGCACGCTCGGCACCTCTGCCTACAGCAGCAGCCAGTTTGGCGGCGGCCCGGCGGCGGCGCAGGCACAGGCAAACGGCAGTGTTGCCGCTCCAGCTTCGCAGACCGCGCGTGGTGTCGGCCTGGGCGTGGGCTATGAGACCCGCAATTGGACGGCTGACGTTGGCACGACGCCTTTGGGCTTCCAGTACACGAATGTCGTTGGCGGCGCGACATTCAAGAGCGCCATCGATGCGGCGCAGGGCGGCTGGTTCAACGCGGGCGTCTCGCGGCGTGCCGTGACCGACAGCATCACGTCGTTCGCAGGCACGAGCGATGCACGCTCGGGGTTGAGCTGGGGTGGCGTCACGGCCACTGGCCTGCATGGCGCGATCGGCCTCGACAATCAGGACTACGGCGTCTACGGCTACGGTTCCGTGAAGTATCTGGACGGGCATAACGTCCAGTCCAACGAGGGCGCCGAAGTGGGCGCGGGCGTGTACTGGTACTTGCATCGCACGGCCGACAGCATGCTGACCGCGGGCCTGAACTTGAGCGGCGAGTTCTATCACCACAACGAGAACAACTTCACCTACGGTAACGGTGGCTATTTCAGCCCACAGCGCTTCTATGCATTCACGGTGCCGCTCACGTGGGCGCAGCGCTCGGAGCGCTGGACCTACAAGCTGCAGGGCGCGGCCGGTTTGCAGTACTACCACCAATCCGCCGCGCCGTATTTCCCGACCGACAGCGCGCTGCAATCGGCTGCCGTGACGGCGGCATCATCGCTCGGATTGTCCGACGGGGCGATCCATCCCGCGCAGTCGTCGACCGGCATTGGCTACAACCTGCTCGCTACCGCCGAATACCGCTTTAGCAACCATCTGAGCGCCGGGGCCTCCGCGGGCGCCAACAACTCGTCCAGTTACCGGCAGTGGGTCGCGGGCCTCTATGTGCGCTTTAGCTTCGCTCCGCAGACGAAGGCGCTGGACATGCCGGTCGTGCCTTACCAGTCGCACTACAGCGATCAATAG
- a CDS encoding SGNH/GDSL hydrolase family protein yields MAATASVLLGLSVLVIGESHLSLNNHLREPLVQSLQAQGAAHVHVVGACGASPARWLKSTPVDCGADQVDKRPATVLGKEAHTTPIADLIHADKPDLVVVVEGDTMGSYDKPAFPKAWAWQEVTSLTRAIADTHTACVWVGPGWGGHSGQYAKGDDRVRELSAFLANNVAPCTYIDSTTFAKPGQWQTLDGEHYTQVGYAAWSKAIVNAMANSPSVPGLKK; encoded by the coding sequence ATGGCAGCTACAGCCTCCGTTTTGTTGGGTCTTTCCGTGCTGGTCATCGGGGAAAGCCATCTGAGCTTGAACAATCATTTGCGCGAGCCGCTCGTGCAAAGCCTGCAGGCGCAGGGCGCCGCGCACGTGCACGTGGTGGGCGCGTGCGGTGCGAGCCCGGCGCGCTGGCTCAAGAGCACGCCCGTCGATTGCGGTGCCGATCAGGTGGACAAACGTCCGGCCACGGTGCTGGGCAAAGAGGCGCACACGACGCCCATCGCCGATCTGATCCACGCCGACAAACCCGATCTGGTGGTGGTCGTCGAAGGCGACACCATGGGTTCGTACGACAAGCCGGCCTTTCCCAAGGCGTGGGCGTGGCAGGAAGTCACGAGCTTGACCCGGGCCATCGCCGATACGCATACGGCGTGCGTCTGGGTCGGGCCGGGCTGGGGCGGCCACAGCGGGCAATACGCCAAGGGCGACGACCGGGTGAGGGAATTGTCCGCGTTCCTCGCGAACAACGTCGCGCCTTGCACGTATATCGATTCCACCACCTTCGCCAAACCCGGACAGTGGCAGACGCTCGACGGCGAGCACTACACGCAGGTGGGCTACGCCGCGTGGAGCAAGGCTATCGTCAACGCGATGGCGAATTCGCCCTCGGTTCCGGGTCTGAAAAAATGA
- a CDS encoding cell division protein FtsQ: protein MTKNCFSRLFLSGLALSACGLSVQPAAAADILLYPTGPAQDSSFVRFVDGGSHPVDVTAAGSKARLSLDAANPASQFFPIAAGKPVAGTLTTGSTRHDVSATVQPGEFVSIVALDGADKTTGTHAVTIREKPDDFNALKASVGFYNLDARCATPALKVPGRDIVLLDGVAAGQSKRRQVNPVALSVQLACGGQPVGQPLSLGTLVAGQRYTVFLVPGGAQSRIFFANDAVSR, encoded by the coding sequence ATGACGAAAAACTGCTTCTCCCGTCTGTTTCTGTCCGGCCTCGCGTTGTCCGCTTGCGGTTTGTCGGTGCAGCCGGCCGCAGCCGCCGATATCCTGTTGTATCCGACCGGGCCCGCGCAGGATTCGTCATTCGTGCGATTCGTCGATGGTGGTTCGCATCCGGTCGACGTGACCGCGGCCGGGTCGAAAGCGCGCCTGTCGCTCGACGCCGCGAACCCGGCCAGCCAGTTCTTTCCGATCGCGGCTGGCAAACCGGTGGCCGGCACGTTGACGACCGGTAGCACGCGCCACGATGTGTCGGCGACGGTGCAGCCCGGCGAGTTCGTCAGCATCGTCGCGCTCGATGGGGCGGACAAAACGACAGGCACGCACGCCGTGACGATCCGCGAAAAACCGGACGATTTCAACGCGCTCAAAGCCTCGGTGGGCTTTTACAACCTCGATGCGCGGTGCGCCACGCCCGCGTTGAAAGTGCCGGGCCGCGACATCGTGCTGCTCGACGGCGTGGCCGCGGGGCAGAGCAAGCGCCGCCAGGTCAACCCGGTCGCGCTATCGGTGCAACTGGCGTGCGGCGGCCAGCCTGTGGGCCAGCCGCTGAGCCTGGGCACGCTCGTGGCGGGACAGCGCTATACGGTGTTCCTCGTGCCGGGCGGAGCACAGTCGCGCATTTTCTTTGCGAACGACGCGGTGAGCCGCTGA
- a CDS encoding MBOAT family O-acyltransferase: MVFASLEFLTLFLPAFLAIYVASPARWRNGVLLFCSWFFYAWWSPVFLLLFIALTFCGWLGGVVIDRAPSPRARGGWLAVFIAVNVAILCWYKYANIVVDSLDNVLAAGHAGPIPWQHVVLPIGLSFIVLQSVSYLIDVQRGTVPADRSVIRYGAYQGMFVHLIAGPIIRYAWVKRELVSRTVDWDAFAAGARRLMVGMSMKVLVADTLSPIVDAVFAMHAPTLADAWLGCGFYTLQLFFDFAGYSAMAIGLGQMLGFRFPENFNHPYLASSIQDFWRRWHLSLSSWIRDYLYIPLGGNRDGEWQTCRNLLLTMAIAGLWHGGDSWNFLLWGIAHGVALTVARLWRRLGMAAVPLWLSHVLTIVFVMLAWTLFRAVGFQAALAMYRGQFGLNGMGLSDATLVLLRPVHALAAALGIVCVLLPVWQSRWDRVADTAQGRLWQAVWPLAGFLLSFGLIVARGAVPFLYFQF, from the coding sequence ATGGTCTTCGCGTCCCTCGAATTCCTGACGCTGTTTCTGCCGGCCTTCCTCGCGATCTACGTCGCGTCGCCTGCGCGCTGGCGCAACGGGGTGCTGCTCTTTTGCAGCTGGTTCTTCTACGCCTGGTGGAGCCCGGTCTTTCTGCTGCTGTTCATTGCGCTGACGTTCTGCGGCTGGCTCGGCGGCGTGGTGATCGACAGGGCGCCGAGCCCGCGGGCGCGCGGTGGATGGCTGGCGGTCTTCATCGCCGTGAACGTCGCGATCCTGTGCTGGTACAAGTACGCCAACATCGTCGTCGATAGCCTCGACAATGTGCTGGCGGCAGGCCATGCCGGGCCGATTCCCTGGCAACACGTCGTGCTGCCCATCGGGCTGTCCTTCATCGTGCTGCAGTCCGTCTCGTACCTGATCGACGTGCAGCGCGGCACGGTGCCGGCCGACCGCAGCGTGATCCGCTACGGGGCTTATCAGGGAATGTTCGTACACCTGATCGCCGGGCCGATCATTCGCTATGCCTGGGTCAAGCGCGAGCTGGTGTCGCGCACGGTCGACTGGGACGCTTTTGCGGCCGGTGCGCGGCGGCTCATGGTAGGGATGAGCATGAAGGTGCTGGTGGCCGACACGCTTTCGCCCATCGTCGACGCGGTCTTCGCCATGCATGCGCCGACGCTGGCGGACGCATGGCTCGGCTGCGGCTTCTACACGCTGCAGCTGTTCTTCGATTTCGCGGGCTATAGCGCGATGGCCATCGGGTTGGGGCAGATGCTGGGCTTTCGCTTTCCCGAGAACTTCAACCATCCGTACCTCGCGAGCAGCATTCAGGACTTCTGGCGTCGCTGGCATCTGTCGCTATCGAGCTGGATTCGCGACTACCTGTACATCCCGCTAGGCGGCAACCGCGACGGCGAATGGCAAACCTGCCGAAACCTGTTGCTGACGATGGCGATCGCGGGTCTATGGCACGGCGGCGATAGCTGGAACTTCCTGCTGTGGGGTATCGCTCACGGTGTCGCGCTGACGGTGGCGCGCCTGTGGCGCCGCCTCGGCATGGCCGCCGTGCCGCTCTGGCTATCGCACGTGCTGACGATCGTCTTCGTCATGCTTGCCTGGACGCTGTTCCGGGCGGTGGGCTTTCAGGCGGCGCTCGCCATGTACCGTGGCCAGTTCGGCTTGAACGGAATGGGCTTGAGCGACGCGACGCTCGTGCTGCTGCGGCCTGTGCATGCGCTGGCCGCCGCGCTCGGCATCGTTTGTGTGCTGCTGCCGGTCTGGCAATCGCGCTGGGACCGCGTGGCCGATACGGCGCAGGGAAGGCTGTGGCAAGCCGTATGGCCGCTCGCGGGCTTTCTGCTGTCGTTCGGGTTGATCGTCGCGCGTGGCGCGGTGCCTTTCCTTTATTTCCAGTTCTGA
- a CDS encoding alginate O-acetyltransferase AlgX-related protein: MDDPKPLPQLPATRAGKVVAVILMGFLFAGLIFNIQFASTTASLLPHALTRSGMLDGAVSKELASRMADTPIAADAARMQRALGWLALGDLGPRVRQGCPGWLFLRDELNVYADSERHLATRAATVAAVQRELARHGIALLVAVVPDKSRIEPQHLCGLYRPASLSARLGDWTSRLAADGVPVVDLGSALHGVPGDAFFRTDTHWTQDGAGAAALAVAQRIRAMGEAPVSSVSSQPGYRVADKPAARRPGDLVRLAGLDALPVSWQPRAEIVPGRDYVHVAQAASSADDLFGDADLPTIAVIGTSYSTTSDFVPQLALALGKGVGNFAREGARFGGSARAYFASAAYAQTPPKLIVWELDERDLQAPLEAEDDVVVPGSGAVGTVASR, from the coding sequence ATGGACGATCCCAAGCCGCTACCGCAATTGCCCGCTACGCGCGCCGGCAAGGTCGTTGCCGTCATCCTGATGGGCTTTCTGTTCGCGGGCCTCATTTTCAATATCCAGTTCGCCTCGACGACGGCGTCGCTGTTGCCGCACGCGCTCACGCGTTCAGGCATGCTGGACGGCGCCGTATCGAAAGAACTCGCCAGCCGCATGGCCGATACGCCGATCGCCGCCGACGCCGCACGCATGCAGCGCGCGCTGGGCTGGCTTGCGCTGGGCGATCTGGGCCCACGCGTGCGGCAGGGCTGTCCCGGCTGGCTGTTCCTGCGAGACGAACTGAACGTTTACGCCGACAGCGAGCGCCATCTCGCGACGCGCGCCGCCACGGTTGCCGCCGTACAGCGTGAGCTGGCGCGTCACGGCATTGCGTTGCTCGTCGCCGTGGTGCCCGACAAGTCGCGCATCGAGCCGCAACATCTGTGCGGGCTCTATCGGCCTGCATCGCTGAGTGCGCGTCTGGGCGACTGGACATCGCGTCTGGCCGCCGATGGCGTGCCGGTGGTCGACCTGGGTTCAGCGCTGCACGGCGTGCCGGGCGACGCGTTCTTCCGGACCGACACACACTGGACCCAGGACGGCGCGGGCGCTGCGGCGCTGGCGGTCGCGCAGCGCATCCGGGCGATGGGCGAGGCGCCGGTTTCGAGCGTTTCGAGCCAGCCCGGCTACCGCGTCGCCGACAAGCCGGCAGCACGCCGGCCCGGCGATCTCGTGCGACTGGCCGGCCTCGATGCGTTGCCGGTGTCCTGGCAGCCGAGAGCGGAGATCGTGCCCGGCCGGGACTACGTTCATGTGGCCCAGGCGGCTTCGTCGGCTGACGATCTGTTCGGCGATGCCGATCTGCCGACTATCGCGGTGATCGGCACATCGTATTCGACGACGTCCGACTTCGTGCCTCAACTCGCGTTGGCGCTGGGGAAGGGCGTGGGGAATTTCGCGCGCGAAGGTGCCAGGTTTGGTGGCTCGGCGCGCGCGTACTTCGCGAGCGCGGCGTATGCCCAAACGCCGCCCAAACTTATCGTTTGGGAATTGGACGAACGGGATTTGCAGGCGCCGCTCGAAGCGGAAGATGACGTCGTCGTGCCGGGATCCGGTGCGGTTGGCACGGTGGCTTCGCGTTGA
- a CDS encoding enoyl-CoA hydratase-related protein: MTAEIHVDQADGILTITLARPDKKNALTNVMYGTLADIIESAEHDSNIRVLLIQGDGDMFTAGNDVGEFAAIASGKGTGERHVHRFLHALAKSSVPIIAAVQGKAVGIGTTMLLHCDYVLLAADAELITPFVNLALVPEAASSWLLPVRIGHVRAFEMFALGEPLDAQSAVALGIANKVCANGQLRDDARRMAERIAAKPAGSLSAMKKLMRDAETLVAQMDSESAKFQERLMSAEAREAFAAFAEKRKPDFSKVSQH, translated from the coding sequence ATGACTGCGGAAATTCACGTCGATCAAGCCGACGGTATTCTGACGATTACGCTTGCCCGGCCGGACAAGAAGAATGCATTGACGAATGTGATGTACGGCACGCTGGCAGACATCATTGAGAGCGCAGAGCACGACAGCAATATCCGCGTATTACTGATACAGGGCGACGGAGACATGTTTACTGCGGGCAACGACGTGGGCGAGTTCGCCGCAATAGCATCGGGAAAGGGGACGGGTGAACGACACGTACATCGCTTTTTGCATGCCTTGGCGAAGTCGAGCGTGCCTATCATCGCGGCTGTCCAGGGCAAGGCAGTCGGTATTGGCACCACGATGCTACTGCACTGCGACTACGTTCTGCTCGCAGCAGACGCAGAACTGATCACCCCATTCGTCAATCTCGCCCTCGTCCCGGAGGCAGCATCCAGCTGGCTGCTTCCAGTGCGCATTGGCCATGTCAGGGCCTTCGAGATGTTTGCGCTGGGCGAGCCGCTCGACGCGCAATCCGCGGTCGCCTTGGGCATCGCGAACAAGGTCTGCGCAAATGGTCAGCTTCGGGATGACGCGCGCAGGATGGCAGAAAGAATCGCCGCAAAGCCGGCCGGCTCGCTGAGCGCCATGAAAAAGCTCATGCGCGATGCCGAGACGCTGGTTGCGCAAATGGACAGTGAGAGTGCGAAGTTCCAGGAGCGGCTGATGAGCGCCGAGGCAAGGGAGGCATTCGCGGCCTTTGCCGAGAAACGAAAGCCAGACTTCTCCAAAGTTTCCCAGCACTAA
- a CDS encoding MarR family winged helix-turn-helix transcriptional regulator: protein MKHRLVYLLNVGQRRLQRWSQTRAAGGGVTAAQAGLLFFLGERDGALMSEAAAALDLGAPGMSGLADRTEKAGLIERRADENDGRASRLWLTQAGRSARQKSKLRMKDLNARLTEGFTEAEIDVVARWLTSLQTKFPLAEDGDA from the coding sequence ATGAAGCACCGCCTCGTCTATCTATTGAATGTCGGACAGCGACGACTGCAACGGTGGTCGCAAACACGCGCGGCCGGTGGCGGCGTGACAGCCGCGCAAGCGGGGCTGCTGTTCTTTTTGGGTGAACGCGACGGCGCGCTGATGAGCGAGGCCGCCGCTGCGCTGGATCTGGGCGCACCGGGAATGAGCGGTCTCGCTGACCGGACCGAAAAAGCAGGGTTGATCGAACGTCGTGCCGACGAGAACGATGGGCGGGCGTCGCGCCTGTGGCTGACTCAGGCGGGGCGCTCCGCACGCCAGAAGTCAAAGCTTCGCATGAAGGACTTGAACGCCAGATTGACCGAAGGATTTACGGAAGCGGAAATCGACGTCGTGGCGCGCTGGCTGACCAGCCTGCAGACCAAGTTTCCGCTCGCCGAAGACGGCGACGCGTAG